From the Sphingomonas phyllosphaerae 5.2 genome, one window contains:
- a CDS encoding ABC transporter permease produces MIGTTLLLALRSIRRHLLRSFLTILGIVIGVGAVVTMVTLGKATTAAVQSQIAALGTNILQIRPGQGFGRGGGGPRPPDFTPEDVAAIATQIAGVTAVAPQAQASATAIYEGANWSTTINGTTAAYFQVQPWPLVAGRYWTPAEEQAGKAVCIIGNTVRQNLFRGGEAVGLRFRLGDVSCDVIGVLNTRGQAGFGGDQDDVVVMPIKAVQRRFTGNRDIRLMLVGIDQRYQTAGVQSAITDLLRERRTISDGREDNFNIFDTKQISDTLTGTTTALTRIVAAVAAISLVVGGIGIMNIMLVSVTERTREIGIRLAIGAVAHEVLLQFLVEAVVLSCLGGLIGLVLAQGVIAGLTPLLQVPWTFDPQINIVAFAISAVIGVVFGYFPARRAAALNPIDALRHE; encoded by the coding sequence ATGATCGGCACCACGCTCCTCCTCGCGCTGCGCTCGATCCGCCGCCACCTGCTGCGGTCGTTCCTGACCATTCTCGGCATCGTCATCGGCGTCGGCGCGGTCGTCACGATGGTGACGCTGGGCAAGGCGACCACCGCGGCGGTGCAGTCGCAGATCGCGGCGCTCGGCACCAACATCCTCCAGATCCGCCCCGGGCAGGGCTTCGGTCGCGGCGGCGGCGGGCCGCGCCCGCCCGATTTCACGCCCGAGGACGTCGCGGCGATCGCGACGCAGATCGCCGGCGTCACCGCGGTCGCGCCGCAGGCGCAGGCGAGCGCCACCGCGATCTACGAGGGCGCGAACTGGTCGACGACGATCAACGGCACCACCGCGGCGTATTTCCAGGTCCAGCCATGGCCGCTGGTCGCCGGCCGGTACTGGACGCCGGCCGAGGAGCAGGCGGGCAAGGCGGTCTGCATCATCGGCAATACCGTCCGCCAGAACCTGTTCCGTGGTGGCGAGGCGGTGGGGCTGCGTTTCCGGCTCGGCGATGTCAGCTGCGACGTGATCGGGGTGCTCAACACGCGCGGGCAGGCCGGATTCGGTGGTGACCAGGACGATGTCGTCGTCATGCCGATCAAGGCGGTGCAGCGGCGCTTCACCGGCAACCGCGACATCCGCCTGATGCTGGTCGGCATCGACCAGCGTTACCAGACCGCCGGGGTGCAATCCGCGATCACGGACCTGCTGCGCGAACGCCGCACGATCAGCGACGGGCGCGAGGACAACTTCAATATCTTCGACACCAAGCAGATCAGCGACACGCTGACCGGCACCACCACCGCGCTGACGCGGATCGTGGCGGCGGTGGCGGCGATCAGCCTGGTGGTGGGCGGGATCGGCATCATGAACATCATGCTGGTCAGCGTTACCGAGCGCACGCGCGAGATCGGCATCCGGCTTGCGATCGGCGCGGTCGCGCACGAGGTGCTGCTGCAGTTCCTGGTCGAAGCCGTGGTGCTGTCGTGCCTCGGCGGGTTGATCGGGCTGGTGCTGGCGCAAGGCGTGATCGCCGGACTGACCCCGCTGTTGCAGGTGCCGTGGACGTTCGATCCGCAGATCAACATCGTCGCCTTTGCGATCTCGGCCGTGATCGGGGTGGTGTTCGGCTATTTCCCGGCGCGGCGTGCGGCGGCGCTCAACCCGATCGACGCGCTACGCCACGAATGA
- a CDS encoding lysozyme inhibitor LprI family protein, with protein sequence MTGTWSLARGRLSAGAAALALLVALSPAGAQTQAEMNAQAATSYKTADAAMTRQWQRSYAAMKRRDAADTSRGGGFGYAAATLASQRAWLAFRDRQCVIEGGEFAGGSLGAMTRLQCMARLTKERTVQLKGLMWQR encoded by the coding sequence ATGACCGGGACATGGTCGCTGGCCCGCGGTCGGCTTTCGGCGGGCGCAGCGGCACTTGCGCTGCTGGTCGCGCTTTCCCCGGCCGGCGCGCAGACGCAGGCGGAGATGAATGCGCAGGCCGCGACCAGCTACAAGACCGCGGACGCCGCGATGACGCGGCAATGGCAGCGCAGCTATGCCGCGATGAAGCGCCGCGACGCCGCCGACACCTCGCGCGGCGGCGGGTTCGGCTATGCCGCCGCCACGCTCGCCAGCCAGCGTGCGTGGCTGGCGTTTCGCGACAGGCAGTGCGTGATCGAAGGCGGGGAGTTCGCCGGCGGCTCGCTGGGCGCGATGACGCGCTTGCAGTGCATGGCACGGCTGACCAAGGAACGAACCGTGCAATTGAAAGGCTTGATGTGGCAACGGTGA
- a CDS encoding ABC transporter ATP-binding protein, producing MAGDGTLIALRGVTKVYGQGATQFQALKGVDLDIDAGDFVAVMGPSGSGKSTTMNILGCLDVPSAGTFLFRGHHVETLDRDERALLRRRYLGFVFQGFNLLSRTSALENVELPLLYRGDEKRARRETAMAALEKVGLDRWWDHTPAELSGGQQQRVAIARAIVTRPDVLLADEPTGNLDSERSVEIMELLTELNRESGITVLMVTHEADMAAFARTVVHFRDGLVERIESQHAQGEAVS from the coding sequence GTGGCCGGTGACGGCACGCTGATCGCGCTACGCGGCGTCACCAAGGTCTATGGCCAGGGGGCGACGCAGTTCCAGGCGCTCAAGGGGGTCGATCTCGATATCGACGCGGGCGACTTCGTGGCCGTGATGGGGCCGTCCGGATCGGGCAAGTCGACGACGATGAACATCCTCGGCTGCCTCGACGTGCCCAGTGCGGGGACGTTCCTGTTCCGCGGGCATCATGTCGAGACGCTCGACCGTGACGAACGCGCCTTGCTGCGGCGGCGCTATCTCGGCTTCGTCTTCCAGGGGTTCAACCTGCTCAGCCGCACCAGCGCGCTGGAGAATGTCGAACTGCCCCTGCTGTATCGCGGCGACGAGAAGCGCGCGCGACGCGAGACCGCGATGGCGGCGCTGGAGAAGGTCGGGCTCGACCGCTGGTGGGACCATACGCCTGCCGAGTTGTCGGGCGGGCAGCAGCAGCGCGTGGCGATCGCGCGGGCGATCGTGACCCGTCCGGACGTACTGCTGGCCGACGAGCCGACCGGCAACCTCGATTCGGAGCGTTCGGTGGAGATCATGGAGTTGCTCACCGAACTCAACCGCGAAAGCGGAATCACGGTGCTGATGGTGACGCATGAAGCCGACATGGCGGCGTTCGCGCGTACCGTGGTGCATTTTCGCGACGGGCTGGTGGAGCGGATCGAGTCGCAGCACGCGCAGGGCGAGGCGGTGTCGTGA
- a CDS encoding acetyl-CoA carboxylase biotin carboxylase subunit, producing the protein MFKKILVANRGEIACRVFRTAKRMGIATVAVYSDADARSPHVLMADEAVRLGPAPAAESYLKAELILLAARETGADCIHPGYGFLSERESFARACAEAGIAFVGPPPNAIAAMGDKIESKKLARAAGVNVVPGYLGEIADTEEAVRIAAEIGFPVMMKASAGGGGKGMRLAWSEQDVRDGFEATKREGLASFGDDRVFIEKFIESPRHIEIQLLGDQHGNIVYLNERECSIQRRHQKVVEEAPSPFVTPAMRKAMGEQAVALARAVGYYSAGTVELIVSGADTTGESFYFLEMNTRLQVEHPVTEEITGLDLVEQMIRVAAGERLAFGQEDVRLDGWSIENRVYAEDPYRGFLPSIGRLVRYDPPRPTPEAAPGSSDDVRIRIDDGVREGGEVSMFYDPMIAKLVTWAPTRAAAIDAQVAALDRFTIQGPGTNLHFLSALMQHPRFRSGAITTGFIAEEYPDGFHGAPATPDVLRALAAVAGVAAHAQATRARGIDGQLGGPLAAPADWVVRIDREDHAVSLASGAVTVDGTVIDGVVDWTPGARIATVSGRDPLTVAVTRRRDGFALAARGKSHDVRVLPAHIAPYAAHLIEKVPPDLSRFVIAPMPGLLVRLDVAKGDGVEAGQALAVVEAMKMENILRAEKAGTVAAVQAQAGDSLTVDQVILELE; encoded by the coding sequence TTGTTCAAGAAGATCCTGGTCGCCAACCGCGGCGAGATCGCGTGCCGGGTGTTCCGCACCGCCAAGCGGATGGGGATCGCCACCGTGGCGGTCTATTCGGACGCCGACGCGCGCAGCCCGCATGTGTTGATGGCGGACGAGGCGGTGCGTCTGGGGCCGGCGCCGGCGGCGGAAAGCTATCTGAAGGCGGAGTTGATCCTGCTGGCGGCCAGGGAGACGGGCGCGGATTGCATCCACCCTGGCTACGGCTTCCTCAGCGAGCGTGAGAGCTTCGCGCGCGCCTGTGCCGAGGCGGGTATCGCCTTCGTCGGTCCGCCGCCGAACGCGATCGCGGCGATGGGCGACAAGATCGAGTCGAAGAAGCTCGCCAGGGCCGCCGGCGTCAATGTCGTGCCCGGCTATCTCGGCGAGATCGCGGATACCGAGGAGGCGGTGCGGATCGCCGCGGAGATCGGCTTCCCGGTGATGATGAAGGCCAGCGCGGGCGGTGGTGGCAAGGGGATGCGGCTGGCGTGGTCCGAACAGGACGTGCGCGACGGCTTCGAGGCGACGAAGCGCGAGGGACTGGCGTCATTCGGCGACGACCGCGTGTTCATCGAGAAGTTCATCGAGAGCCCGCGCCACATCGAGATCCAGCTGCTCGGCGACCAGCATGGCAACATCGTCTACCTCAACGAACGTGAATGCTCGATCCAGCGCCGCCACCAGAAGGTGGTCGAGGAAGCACCGTCGCCGTTCGTGACGCCGGCGATGCGCAAGGCGATGGGCGAGCAGGCGGTCGCGCTGGCGCGGGCGGTCGGCTATTACTCGGCGGGTACGGTCGAGCTGATCGTGTCCGGCGCCGACACCACCGGCGAAAGCTTCTACTTCCTCGAGATGAACACCCGGCTCCAGGTCGAGCATCCCGTGACCGAGGAGATCACCGGGCTGGATCTGGTCGAGCAGATGATCCGTGTCGCCGCCGGCGAGCGGCTGGCGTTCGGGCAGGAAGACGTGCGGCTCGACGGCTGGTCGATCGAGAACCGCGTCTACGCCGAGGATCCGTATCGCGGGTTCCTGCCGAGCATCGGGCGGCTGGTGCGCTACGATCCTCCACGGCCGACGCCCGAGGCAGCGCCCGGGTCGAGCGACGACGTCCGCATCCGCATCGACGACGGCGTCCGCGAGGGCGGCGAGGTCAGCATGTTCTACGACCCGATGATCGCCAAGCTCGTCACCTGGGCGCCGACGCGCGCGGCGGCGATCGATGCGCAGGTCGCGGCGCTCGACCGCTTCACGATCCAGGGGCCGGGAACGAACCTCCATTTTCTGTCCGCGCTGATGCAGCATCCGCGCTTCCGGTCGGGCGCGATCACCACCGGCTTCATCGCCGAGGAATATCCCGACGGCTTTCACGGCGCTCCCGCCACGCCGGACGTGCTGCGCGCGCTGGCGGCGGTTGCGGGGGTTGCGGCGCATGCCCAGGCGACGCGCGCGCGCGGGATCGACGGGCAGCTCGGCGGCCCGCTGGCCGCGCCCGCCGACTGGGTGGTGCGGATCGACAGGGAGGATCATGCGGTGTCGCTCGCGAGCGGCGCGGTGACGGTCGATGGCACCGTGATCGACGGTGTGGTCGACTGGACGCCGGGGGCGCGCATCGCGACGGTCTCCGGTCGCGATCCGTTGACCGTCGCGGTCACGCGGCGTCGCGACGGCTTCGCGCTGGCGGCACGCGGCAAGAGCCACGACGTGCGCGTGCTGCCCGCGCACATCGCGCCGTATGCCGCACATCTGATCGAGAAGGTGCCGCCGGACCTGTCGCGATTCGTGATCGCGCCGATGCCGGGGCTGCTGGTGCGGCTCGACGTCGCGAAGGGCGACGGGGTCGAGGCCGGACAGGCGCTGGCGGTGGTGGAGGCGATGAAGATGGAGAACATTCTGCGCGCCGAGAAGGCCGGCACCGTCGCCGCGGTGCAGGCGCAGGCTGGCGACAGCCTGACCGTCGATCAGGTCATTCTGGAACTGGAATGA
- a CDS encoding efflux transporter outer membrane subunit encodes MRRVLLCPALALVAAGCTVGPDYRPPSTATLAVPAGYSVPAAPTAEDLTHWWQRFDDPVLGELVEQATAANTDVAQAVARLRQAREALVQSRADLLPTISGNTGYSRSETLRGGGQTITLPDGTVQNIGGGGGANNFSVGGSASYQLGLFGEVRRTIEASRAQYQASGFDYAAALLSVQQAVAQNYVLARLYQQQLANARASLALQEDNLEIAGFRLQAGLVSSLDQEQARQQRAQTAATIPTLEQQYNAAVSRLGVLTAQAPGALKPRLAAVRPIPVGTPPAGIGIPADVLRQRPDVRAAERTLAAATAQIGVAEAALYPNFAFSGNINARANTVGSLLDTVTGGLFAGLTQAIFNGGRLRSQVRGQEAAADAALAAYKGTVLTALEDVENAVVALDTAQRRERELTIAYDAASNAALLSREQYRSGLSDFTTLSQQETTLLSTRNSAAQARADEATALVQLFAALGGGWDSATVPEAPPRAASAPTLVQPAPTNGNP; translated from the coding sequence ATGAGGCGCGTTCTTCTCTGCCCGGCGCTCGCGCTGGTCGCCGCGGGCTGCACCGTCGGACCCGATTACCGCCCGCCGTCCACCGCGACGCTGGCGGTGCCCGCCGGCTATTCGGTGCCGGCGGCGCCGACCGCCGAGGACCTGACGCACTGGTGGCAGCGCTTCGACGATCCGGTGCTGGGCGAATTGGTGGAGCAGGCGACGGCCGCGAACACCGACGTCGCACAGGCAGTGGCGCGGCTGCGGCAGGCGCGCGAGGCGCTGGTGCAGAGCCGTGCCGACCTGTTGCCGACGATCAGCGGCAATACCGGCTACAGCCGCTCGGAAACGCTGCGTGGCGGCGGGCAGACGATCACGCTGCCCGATGGCACCGTCCAGAACATCGGCGGTGGCGGCGGCGCGAACAATTTCTCGGTGGGCGGCAGCGCGTCGTACCAGCTCGGGCTGTTCGGCGAGGTGCGCCGCACGATCGAGGCGAGCCGCGCGCAATATCAGGCGTCCGGGTTCGATTACGCGGCCGCCTTGCTGAGCGTGCAGCAGGCCGTGGCGCAGAATTACGTCTTGGCGCGACTCTACCAGCAGCAACTCGCCAATGCGCGCGCCAGCCTGGCGTTGCAGGAGGACAATCTCGAGATTGCCGGCTTCCGCCTCCAGGCCGGGCTGGTGTCGTCGCTTGATCAGGAACAGGCGCGGCAGCAGCGCGCGCAGACCGCCGCGACGATCCCGACGCTGGAACAGCAATATAACGCCGCGGTCTCGCGATTGGGCGTGCTGACCGCGCAGGCGCCCGGCGCGCTCAAGCCGCGGTTGGCCGCGGTGCGCCCGATCCCGGTCGGCACGCCGCCCGCCGGCATCGGCATCCCCGCCGATGTGCTGCGCCAGCGCCCGGACGTGCGCGCCGCCGAACGCACGCTGGCGGCGGCGACCGCACAGATCGGCGTGGCGGAGGCCGCGCTCTATCCCAATTTCGCGTTCAGCGGGAATATCAACGCGCGCGCCAATACGGTCGGCTCGTTGCTGGATACCGTCACCGGCGGATTGTTCGCGGGGCTGACGCAGGCGATCTTCAACGGCGGGCGGCTGCGCAGTCAGGTGCGCGGTCAGGAAGCCGCCGCCGACGCCGCGCTCGCCGCCTACAAGGGCACCGTGCTGACCGCGCTGGAGGATGTCGAGAATGCGGTCGTCGCACTCGACACCGCGCAGCGCCGCGAGCGCGAGTTGACCATCGCCTATGACGCCGCCAGCAACGCCGCGCTGCTGTCGCGCGAGCAATATCGCAGCGGCCTGAGCGATTTCACGACGCTCAGCCAGCAGGAAACCACGCTGCTCAGTACGCGCAACAGCGCCGCACAGGCGCGCGCCGACGAGGCGACCGCCCTGGTGCAATTGTTCGCGGCGCTCGGCGGCGGCTGGGACAGCGCCACCGTGCCGGAGGCGCCGCCGCGCGCCGCCAGTGCGCCCACTCTGGTCCAGCCCGCCCCCACCAACGGAAATCCCTGA
- a CDS encoding nucleotidyltransferase family protein — translation MIAVEDTVLVLLAAGRSERFGSGASKLDQPFLARPLGLHVAVALEDLPFRERIVVVDGCTIDYAAHGFTVMHNDAPHRDMASSVRMGVECARAHDAKAVLIALGDMPRVTAAHIHRLFDAAADLADDAVVASSDGVAPRPPVLIGCGRFAAIMAITGDQGARDLIQAGRHVVANAAELIDVDTPEDLERLRALVHAPEALTRQDSHALRAGSADERRAAVDNLP, via the coding sequence ATGATCGCCGTTGAAGACACCGTGCTCGTCCTGCTCGCCGCCGGCCGGTCCGAGCGGTTCGGGTCCGGGGCGAGCAAGCTGGACCAGCCGTTCCTCGCGCGCCCGCTGGGGCTGCACGTGGCGGTCGCGCTGGAGGACCTGCCGTTTCGTGAGCGGATCGTCGTGGTCGATGGCTGCACGATCGACTATGCCGCGCACGGCTTCACGGTGATGCACAACGACGCCCCGCACCGCGACATGGCATCGTCGGTGCGGATGGGCGTAGAGTGCGCACGCGCGCACGACGCGAAAGCGGTGCTGATCGCGCTGGGCGACATGCCACGCGTCACCGCCGCGCACATCCACCGCCTGTTCGACGCCGCCGCCGATCTGGCCGACGACGCCGTGGTCGCGTCAAGCGATGGCGTCGCGCCGCGGCCGCCGGTGCTGATCGGGTGCGGGCGCTTCGCCGCGATCATGGCGATCACCGGCGACCAGGGCGCGCGCGACCTGATCCAGGCCGGGCGCCACGTCGTCGCCAACGCCGCGGAGTTGATCGACGTCGACACGCCCGAGGATCTGGAACGGCTGCGCGCGCTGGTCCACGCGCCGGAGGCGCTGACGCGCCAGGACTCGCACGCACTGCGCGCCGGATCGGCGGACGAGCGCCGCGCCGCGGTCGACAACCTGCCTTAG
- a CDS encoding XdhC family protein, producing the protein MADNDSVLAAAAAWKGEPLALATVVSTWGSAPRPRGSHMLVHADGRFEGSVSGGCVEGDILDTAAQVIAGAPFAVKTYGVADDSAWEVGLPCGDEISVMVQRVGADGFDPELFDRIAEARAAGQSLTVTTDLATGHADLRPVETGEVFVNRYDPPRRLLIVGAVQIAQSLAALAATLGIEVVVIDPRGRFLTEERFPGVTLDDRWPDEAVTAWKPGRSTAIVTLSHDTKIDDPALVAALSSDAAYVGALGSRRSHAARRERLTASGVDPHQVDRIDGPVGIDIGAVGPAEIALSIAAAMVGAFHDRR; encoded by the coding sequence ATGGCCGACAACGATTCCGTCCTCGCCGCCGCCGCCGCCTGGAAGGGCGAGCCGTTGGCGCTCGCCACCGTCGTCTCGACGTGGGGCTCGGCACCGCGCCCGCGCGGCAGCCACATGCTGGTCCATGCCGATGGCCGGTTCGAGGGATCGGTATCGGGTGGCTGCGTCGAGGGAGATATCCTCGACACCGCTGCGCAGGTGATCGCCGGCGCGCCATTCGCGGTGAAGACCTACGGCGTCGCGGACGACAGCGCATGGGAGGTCGGGCTGCCGTGCGGCGACGAGATCTCGGTGATGGTGCAGCGGGTCGGCGCGGATGGCTTCGACCCCGAACTGTTCGATCGCATCGCGGAGGCACGCGCGGCGGGGCAGTCGCTGACCGTCACCACCGACCTCGCCACCGGCCATGCCGATTTGCGTCCCGTTGAAACCGGCGAGGTTTTCGTGAACCGCTACGATCCGCCACGCCGGCTGCTGATCGTCGGCGCGGTGCAGATCGCGCAAAGCCTCGCCGCGCTGGCCGCCACGCTCGGGATCGAGGTGGTGGTGATCGATCCGCGCGGACGGTTCCTGACCGAGGAGCGCTTTCCCGGCGTGACGCTCGACGATCGCTGGCCCGACGAAGCGGTGACCGCGTGGAAACCGGGGCGCTCGACCGCGATCGTGACGCTCAGCCACGACACCAAGATCGACGACCCTGCATTGGTCGCCGCGCTGTCGAGCGATGCCGCCTATGTCGGCGCGCTCGGCAGCCGGCGCAGCCATGCTGCGCGGCGGGAGCGATTGACGGCATCCGGCGTTGATCCACATCAAGTGGACCGTATCGATGGCCCGGTAGGCATCGACATCGGCGCGGTCGGACCGGCAGAGATCGCCTTGTCGATCGCGGCCGCGATGGTGGGAGCGTTTCATGATCGCCGTTGA
- a CDS encoding efflux RND transporter periplasmic adaptor subunit, whose amino-acid sequence MADTNLDDFLGLKPQPAWRRWGKWALVLAAVVLVGLLLTRCVFGDPDKVSYATTPVTRGRLTVSVSATGKLAPTNQVTVGSQLSGLVTRVVIDVNDRVVAGQPLALIDPEQIDDQINAARATLAANEAQVAQARATLAESQAQLARLTEVYRLSKGRVPSKTELQTGQADAQRAKAALNVAEANVTAARAQLSQQQTQRARAIIRSPVNGVVLARQVDPGQTVAASFNTPTLFVIAEDLTRMKLEVAIDEADVGEVQTGQKATFTVDAFPGKTFPATIARVDLGSNLTVSNATASSSSGTSSTSTTGQVVSYAADLTVSNPTLQLRPGMTATADIVTADKQNVLLVPNAAFRFKPAAAGGKGGGITGAIFAGPPRRGGAARSATVGRGATQTLYVKGADGAPQPLQVTTGDSNGTLTEVISGALQPGQEVITGQLAGGETAAAAGGGATKGGSRGR is encoded by the coding sequence ATGGCCGACACCAATCTCGACGATTTCCTGGGGCTGAAGCCGCAGCCGGCATGGCGGCGCTGGGGCAAGTGGGCGCTGGTGTTGGCGGCGGTGGTGCTGGTCGGGTTGCTGCTGACGCGCTGCGTGTTCGGCGACCCCGACAAGGTGAGCTACGCCACCACCCCGGTCACGCGCGGGCGGCTGACCGTGTCCGTGTCGGCGACGGGCAAGCTGGCGCCGACCAATCAGGTCACGGTCGGCTCGCAGCTGTCCGGGCTGGTGACCAGGGTGGTGATCGACGTCAACGACCGCGTCGTGGCCGGGCAACCGCTGGCGCTGATCGATCCCGAGCAGATCGACGACCAGATCAACGCCGCCAGGGCGACGCTGGCCGCGAACGAGGCGCAGGTCGCGCAGGCGCGCGCGACGCTCGCCGAGTCGCAGGCGCAACTCGCGCGGCTGACCGAGGTCTATCGGCTGTCGAAGGGCCGCGTGCCGTCCAAGACGGAGTTGCAGACCGGGCAGGCCGATGCGCAGCGCGCAAAGGCAGCGCTGAACGTGGCCGAGGCGAACGTCACCGCGGCGCGCGCGCAACTGTCGCAACAGCAGACGCAGCGTGCGCGCGCGATCATCCGCTCGCCCGTCAACGGCGTGGTACTGGCCCGGCAGGTCGATCCCGGTCAGACCGTCGCGGCGTCGTTCAACACGCCGACGCTGTTCGTGATCGCCGAGGACCTGACCCGCATGAAGCTGGAGGTCGCGATCGACGAGGCCGACGTCGGCGAGGTGCAGACCGGGCAGAAGGCGACCTTCACCGTCGATGCGTTCCCGGGCAAGACCTTCCCGGCGACGATCGCGCGCGTCGATCTCGGCTCTAACCTGACCGTCAGCAATGCGACCGCATCGTCGTCGAGCGGTACGTCGAGCACCAGCACGACCGGGCAGGTGGTGTCCTATGCCGCCGACCTGACGGTCTCGAATCCGACACTCCAATTGCGCCCCGGCATGACCGCCACCGCCGACATCGTGACGGCGGACAAGCAGAACGTGCTGCTCGTCCCCAACGCCGCGTTCCGGTTCAAGCCGGCGGCGGCCGGCGGCAAGGGGGGCGGGATCACCGGCGCGATCTTTGCCGGGCCACCACGCCGCGGCGGTGCGGCGCGCAGTGCGACCGTCGGTCGCGGTGCGACGCAGACGCTCTACGTCAAGGGCGCGGACGGCGCGCCGCAGCCGCTGCAGGTGACGACCGGCGACAGCAACGGAACGCTGACCGAGGTGATCTCCGGCGCGCTCCAGCCGGGGCAGGAGGTCATCACCGGGCAATTGGCGGGCGGCGAAACCGCTGCCGCGGCCGGCGGCGGTGCCACCAAGGGCGGGTCGCGTGGCCGGTGA
- the bioB gene encoding biotin synthase BioB, whose protein sequence is MDATTRNDWTREEIATLFDLPFDELMFRAQTVHRAHHAPSQVQLCTLLSIKTGGCPEDCGYCSQSVAADSGVKATKLMDVQAVLQRAAEAKDAGSQRFCMGAAWRNPKDRDMDAIVQMIEGVRGMGLETCMTLGMLTPAQAQRLGAAGLDYYNHNIDTSPERYGDVITTRTFGERLDTLEQVRAAGINVCCGGIVGMGETRDDRVGFVHALATLPRHPESVPVNALVPVKGTVLGDMLADTPLAQIDDIEFVRTVAVARVTMPLSMVRLSAGRESMSEATQALCFMAGANSIFTGDKLLTAGNRGDSADATLFAKLGVRPMVTQEPMRVCEAAE, encoded by the coding sequence ATGGACGCGACGACCCGCAACGACTGGACGCGCGAGGAGATCGCGACGCTGTTCGACCTGCCGTTCGACGAGCTGATGTTCCGCGCGCAGACCGTCCACCGCGCGCATCACGCACCTTCGCAGGTGCAGCTGTGCACGTTGTTGTCGATCAAGACCGGCGGCTGCCCCGAGGATTGCGGGTATTGCTCGCAATCGGTGGCGGCTGACAGCGGGGTGAAGGCGACCAAGCTGATGGACGTGCAGGCGGTGCTGCAGCGCGCCGCGGAGGCGAAGGACGCCGGTTCGCAACGCTTCTGCATGGGCGCGGCGTGGCGCAACCCCAAGGACCGCGACATGGACGCGATCGTCCAGATGATCGAGGGCGTGCGCGGCATGGGGCTGGAGACCTGCATGACGCTGGGCATGCTGACGCCTGCTCAGGCGCAGCGGCTCGGCGCGGCGGGGCTCGATTACTACAACCACAATATCGACACCTCGCCGGAGCGGTACGGTGACGTCATCACGACCCGCACCTTTGGCGAGCGGCTCGACACGCTGGAGCAGGTGCGCGCGGCCGGGATCAACGTGTGCTGCGGCGGCATCGTCGGGATGGGCGAGACGCGCGACGATCGCGTCGGTTTCGTGCACGCGCTCGCCACCTTGCCGCGCCATCCCGAAAGCGTGCCGGTCAACGCGCTGGTGCCCGTGAAGGGCACGGTGCTGGGCGACATGCTTGCCGATACCCCGCTCGCGCAGATCGACGACATCGAGTTCGTGCGGACGGTGGCGGTGGCGCGTGTCACGATGCCGCTCAGCATGGTGCGGCTGTCGGCGGGGCGCGAGAGCATGTCGGAGGCGACTCAGGCGCTGTGCTTCATGGCCGGTGCGAACTCGATCTTCACCGGCGACAAGCTGCTGACCGCCGGCAACCGCGGCGACAGCGCCGATGCGACGCTGTTCGCGAAACTCGGCGTGCGTCCGATGGTGACGCAAGAGCCGATGCGGGTCTGCGAGGCGGCGGAGTAG